CCAGAGGCGCAGCCAGTTCGCCGGCGCTTCCCCCTTCGGATCGAGCAGCCCTTCCGAGCGGCACGTGACCCGGATGAAGTGCGGCGCGAGCCGGCGTTTCCCGATCACGGTCACCGCATGTTCCTTGGCGCCCAGGCCACGGAGTACGACGGCCTCAAACCCCTTCGCCATCGACCACTCACCTTTCGAGGATGGGTCCCGTCGCAAAGCGCACGGGACCGACGTAGACAGTTGAAGGGCAGCCTAGCCTAAGTATGTGAAGGGTTCCATCGGGCCCGGCCATCGGTAAGATAGCGCCACTGCCCAATGCGGCCATCCACGATCGAAAGGGCGACGGATGAAGCTCGGCGAGCTGGCGGCGGCCACGGACACGTCGACCGCGACCATCAAGTACTACATCCGCGAGGGCCTGCTTCCGCCCGGGGCGAAGAAGAACCAGACCACGTCCGTCTACGGCCCCGCGCACCGCGGGCGCCTCGAATTGATTTCCGCTTTACGACGCCTCGTCGGCCTCTCGATCAACCAGATCCGCACCTTGACCACCGCAATCGACGACCCGGGCACCGGGATTCTGACGATCATGCAGACCGCCCAGGTCCTCGGCGGCGGCCTGATGCCCGATGCCGACGGTTTGCCCGAGGTCGAGAATCCGGCGGCCGAGGCGCTGATCGACGGCGTCGTCGCCGGGCAAAAGTGGCCCGACTCCCCCAGCATCGCCCGGAACGCGGCGGTGGCCGTCGTCGATGAGCTGATGAGCCTCGGCCTAGACGTCGACGACGACCACCTCGCCGTCATCGCCAGCGCCGTCGATGCGATCTCAGGGTCGGCCATCGACATGGACGACTCCCGCGACCGGATTGCGATGAACGTAGCCGTCGGCACGCACCGGTACTCGCGATTGGTGCTGGCTCTGCTGCAGATGGGGCACACGTCGCACAGCATCGCCCGGGCGCGGCGCGATGCCCTCGACCACCCCTAGCCGCAGCGCCCCTCTCCCACCGCAACGCCCGGAGCAGTGGTACGGAGCCGACTTCACCCCCTCCCCGCCAGATGCGCCAGTTCCAGGCAGATGCGCCCGTTGCAACGGGTGTATCTGCACGGAAATGGCGCATCTGAGCCGCGGATCCGCCCCGGATTCGGACGAGCGTCACTCGTCGAAGATCAGCTCGATCGGCTCCGGTTCCGGCTGTTCGTGGTCCCAGAGGTAAAAGCGGTCGTCGCCGGGCAGGAGAATGATCGCGTTGCCCGCCTGATCGTCGGCGACGGCGACGGCGTCCTGCGGGAATCCGTGGGCCCAGGAGCGCCACGTTTCGGTTTCCTTCACCACGTGATTCGCCGAGCGGGCGAGACGGCGGCGGTCGGAATCGTCATACACCGGGTAGAGGAACCAGTATCCCTCGTAGGCGTCGTCGATTTCGCCGCCGTTCTCCGACATCAAGCGCTGCCGCAAAGCGTCCGGGAAGGTGCGCCCCAATGCTTCCTCAGCAGCGCGGATACGTGATTCATCGACTGGAAAGGCCATGGGAGAAGGTTACTCGACGCCCCAGCCCTCGGCACCAGGAATCAATGCTCTGATGCCGGCCCTGCCGCCGGCTCACGCCGCCCCCGACATCATCCCTCCAGATGCGCCAGCTCCAGGCAGATGCGCCCGTTGCAACGGGTGTATCTGCCTGGAACTGGCGCACCTGAGTGGGGGTGGAACCCAAAACTGGCGCATCTCGGTGGGGCGGAACCCAAAACTGGCGCATCTCGGTGGGGCGGAACCCAAAACTGGCGCATCCACGACGGCGAACCCGAAGCCGAAGCAGCCCCGCCGGGCTACACGGTGAACTTGAACTCCCCACGTGCCCAAAACACAGGGCGGTCTCAATGCATGTTGGGGTATTCTCGCGCAAGGTGATGTAGACCGAGCGGCGGCATGTTCGCAACCTGGATCGCATCTATCCGACGACCGGATCGTGCCAGCACGGATCATCATCGGTCCTCCTGCAGCCATCCCAGTCGCTGCTCGGCGTAGGCCAGCGCGACGGTGACCTGCCGGAGGTCGTTGTCCGCCTCCTGGATGCGGTCGCAAAGGCAGGGCACCGGCAGTGCATCGGCCTTCCCGGTCAGCCAACTCGCCGAGCTCACGCCGCTCTTCATGAGCAGCCTGCAGCTGGTCCTCGAGGGGCGCGCAACTGGCGCGCGCCCCTCGGGCGACCTTGGCGTGATGGTCGGGATTGGTCGCCGTGAGAGGGCGGGCCGGGCGGAAAGCCCGGACAGATTCAGGTTGCGGAACTGCTGCGGAAACCCCTCGGAACTTCCGCGACGGTGTTCGAGGTTCTTGTGCGTCGGCGCGCACGGACCAAGGCTGGAGCAGCGGGTACGGCCTGCGATCATCGAAGGGCACTGGCTTGGAGGTATGGATGAATAGGGTTTTCGCGGAGGAAACCACTCTCGTGGACAACCGCCTCACGCTCGCACTCGCGCCCGGGCTGGGGCCGGACGGACTCAACGCGTCCCCCAGCTTCTTCCACGGCTTCGCCACCCACCCGCAGGTGCTCGCCCGCGGACTCGTGACACTCGCCGACATCACCGCCACCCGCTATTACAACTTCACTCCGATGTCGGAGCGCGACCCGATCCTTTCCGCACACGGCGATCGGCTGCGGGCCGAGTGTTTCTCGGGGTGCAACGCCGTCTATGCGTGCTTCGAGTTGATGGGCTCGGGCCTGGACGGCGGGGACATCGGACGCGGCACCACCAACGTCGACATCGGCCCCGCGTCCAGGGTGATGCTGTCCAACCTGCCGCGCAATGAACTGCTGCACGTCGACGTCGGCGCAGAGGGGCTGCGGGCGGCGACGCCGGCGGCTTCCACGATTGAGCGTCCCGTGACGATGCCGC
This genomic stretch from Corynebacterium hansenii harbors:
- a CDS encoding MerR family transcriptional regulator; protein product: MKLGELAAATDTSTATIKYYIREGLLPPGAKKNQTTSVYGPAHRGRLELISALRRLVGLSINQIRTLTTAIDDPGTGILTIMQTAQVLGGGLMPDADGLPEVENPAAEALIDGVVAGQKWPDSPSIARNAAVAVVDELMSLGLDVDDDHLAVIASAVDAISGSAIDMDDSRDRIAMNVAVGTHRYSRLVLALLQMGHTSHSIARARRDALDHP
- a CDS encoding SMI1/KNR4 family protein, with protein sequence MAFPVDESRIRAAEEALGRTFPDALRQRLMSENGGEIDDAYEGYWFLYPVYDDSDRRRLARSANHVVKETETWRSWAHGFPQDAVAVADDQAGNAIILLPGDDRFYLWDHEQPEPEPIELIFDE